The Pirellulales bacterium genome window below encodes:
- a CDS encoding PEP-CTERM sorting domain-containing protein, translating into MNRTYVPLRATALVLLACLGAQVQAASVSLTVDVTFNTPGDIHSGGTWITVAKADESGLAGISYNFVVATVNFDPVTGFDVKPPSFDVAVSAIFSGTFRQIVEGDDLFPAPVLGVGLGGGPYVDPPSVMIAPGNSNLGSFTGAATLARGTFNSGVIPTWHGTGTGRADANVFNSAGQAIQASVQTTVRYVNIPEPATIVLLGIGGCAAIVLRRMSCPAT; encoded by the coding sequence ATGAACCGAACCTACGTTCCGCTACGAGCGACCGCGCTCGTCTTGCTCGCGTGCCTGGGCGCCCAGGTGCAGGCCGCGAGCGTTTCACTAACGGTCGACGTCACGTTCAATACTCCGGGAGATATCCATTCCGGCGGCACATGGATCACAGTCGCAAAGGCCGACGAGTCGGGACTCGCAGGCATCTCCTACAACTTTGTTGTAGCCACCGTCAACTTCGACCCCGTGACCGGTTTTGACGTCAAGCCGCCGAGTTTCGACGTCGCCGTGTCGGCGATCTTCTCGGGAACGTTCCGCCAGATTGTCGAAGGAGACGATCTTTTTCCGGCGCCTGTCCTGGGGGTTGGGCTTGGCGGCGGCCCCTATGTTGATCCGCCTAGCGTGATGATCGCTCCCGGCAACTCCAATCTTGGTTCCTTCACGGGCGCCGCCACGCTCGCCCGTGGCACGTTCAACTCGGGGGTCATTCCCACTTGGCACGGGACAGGGACTGGCCGTGCGGACGCCAACGTTTTCAATTCTGCGGGACAAGCGATCCAGGCGTCGGTCCAAACGACCGTGCGTTACGTCAACATTCCCGAGCCGGCGACGATCGTCCTGTTGGGGATCGGCGGTTGTGCAGCGATTGTGCTGCGACGCATGTCGTGTCCGGCGACGTAG
- the uvrA gene encoding excinuclease ABC subunit UvrA, whose product MATADVEIEHEREAAPTAIRIRGARTHNLKNVDLDIPQHALVAITGLSGSGKSSLAFDTLLAEGQRQYVESLSVYARQFFQQMQRPDVDVIEGLQPTIAIDQHAASANPRSTVATVTEIYDYLRVLMARTGDVSCPQCGTAIAQQTPAEIQQAILGLPEGTKAMVLAPMVRGRKGKHAEVMERIRKEGFLRVRVDGVTFEVEDVPELAAAKAHDIEAVVDRVVLREGLDSRLAESVRLALKHGEGALRLVYLTPEAKESAGGADTREATAEHGWCERVFSTQYACPDCKLSLAEVEPRMFSFNSPYGACPACEGLAAREGFDPQLVVPDPSLSLATGAIAPWRASSAAARTKQEALLTPFLARAKVEWTAPLAEWPEGARTKLLSGDNGKWPGLLAHLEMDYAGAKNDAVRQRLVAFRSVLACGECGGSRLRPEARSCRLAGKAIHEIVALTVDGAAEYFARLTFDPSLAPIGEPLVAEIKKRLAFLQQVGVEYLSLDRAADSLSGGEMQRVRLATGIGSGLVGVLYILDEPSIGLHPRDNARLIAALRNLQRQGNTVLVVEHDEALIAAADWVVDMGPGAGHRGGQVIAEGTPADIAEDSASLTGGYLSGRLRIEPPSARRKPAKTRMLELEGATHHNLRNVSLAVPLGCFTCVTGVSGSGKSSLVIDTLARALAVKLNGAGGRPGAFAALRGAAKLDRLVHVDQSPIGRTPRSNPATFTGIFDEVRRVFAGTKHAKQLGYKLGRFSFNTKGGRCEECQGQGVQRIEMRFLPDLFVPCPACHGRQFNRQTLAVRYKDKSIADVLAMSVDEAVEFFENHAAIHGVVTSLRDVGLGYLTLGQRSTTLSGGEAQRIKLASELGRPASGKTLYILDEPTTGLHTDDVGRLLGVLQKLVDLGHTVVVIEHQLDVIRCADWVVDLGPEGGAGGGEILITGTPEEVAACEASHTGRWLRGA is encoded by the coding sequence ATGGCGACGGCGGACGTGGAGATCGAGCACGAGCGCGAGGCGGCTCCGACTGCAATTCGCATTCGCGGTGCGCGGACTCACAATCTCAAGAACGTCGATCTCGACATTCCCCAGCACGCGCTCGTGGCGATCACGGGGCTCTCCGGATCGGGCAAGAGCTCGCTGGCGTTCGACACGTTGCTGGCCGAGGGGCAGCGGCAGTACGTCGAGAGTCTGAGCGTGTACGCTCGGCAGTTCTTTCAGCAAATGCAGCGGCCCGACGTCGACGTCATCGAGGGGCTGCAGCCGACGATCGCCATCGACCAACACGCGGCCAGCGCCAACCCGCGCAGCACGGTCGCCACGGTGACCGAGATCTACGATTACCTGCGGGTGCTCATGGCCCGTACGGGGGACGTCTCTTGTCCGCAGTGCGGCACGGCGATCGCGCAGCAGACGCCGGCGGAAATCCAGCAGGCGATCCTCGGCCTGCCCGAAGGGACCAAGGCGATGGTGCTCGCCCCCATGGTCCGCGGGCGCAAGGGGAAACACGCCGAAGTCATGGAGCGGATTCGCAAGGAAGGCTTCCTGCGAGTGCGGGTCGACGGGGTGACGTTCGAGGTCGAGGACGTCCCCGAGTTGGCCGCCGCGAAGGCGCACGACATCGAGGCGGTCGTCGACCGGGTCGTACTCCGCGAGGGGCTCGACAGCCGGCTTGCCGAGTCGGTGCGGCTGGCGCTCAAGCACGGCGAGGGGGCGCTGCGGCTGGTGTACCTCACCCCCGAGGCGAAGGAGTCGGCCGGCGGCGCCGACACCCGCGAGGCGACCGCCGAGCACGGCTGGTGCGAGCGGGTGTTCAGCACCCAATACGCCTGCCCCGACTGCAAGCTCAGCCTGGCGGAAGTCGAGCCGCGGATGTTCAGCTTCAACAGCCCGTACGGCGCCTGCCCCGCGTGCGAAGGGCTGGCGGCCCGCGAGGGGTTCGACCCGCAGTTGGTCGTGCCGGATCCGAGCCTGTCGCTGGCCACGGGGGCGATCGCGCCGTGGCGGGCGTCCTCGGCTGCGGCGCGGACGAAGCAGGAGGCGCTGCTGACCCCGTTTTTGGCGCGGGCCAAGGTCGAGTGGACCGCCCCGCTGGCCGAATGGCCCGAGGGGGCGCGAACCAAGCTGCTGTCCGGGGACAACGGCAAATGGCCGGGGCTTTTGGCCCACTTGGAGATGGACTACGCCGGGGCCAAGAACGACGCGGTTCGGCAGCGACTCGTCGCGTTTCGCTCGGTGCTCGCTTGCGGCGAGTGCGGCGGTTCGCGGCTGCGGCCCGAGGCCCGCTCGTGCCGACTCGCGGGGAAGGCGATCCACGAAATCGTCGCCCTGACGGTCGACGGCGCCGCGGAATACTTCGCCCGTCTGACGTTCGATCCGTCGCTCGCGCCGATCGGCGAACCGCTCGTCGCCGAGATCAAGAAGCGATTGGCGTTCTTGCAGCAGGTGGGGGTCGAGTACCTGTCGCTTGATCGGGCGGCCGACTCGCTCTCCGGCGGCGAAATGCAGCGCGTGCGGCTGGCTACGGGGATCGGCTCGGGGCTGGTGGGAGTGCTGTACATTCTCGATGAACCGTCGATCGGACTTCACCCCCGCGACAACGCCCGGTTGATCGCCGCGCTGCGCAACTTGCAGCGGCAGGGGAACACCGTGCTGGTCGTCGAGCACGACGAAGCGCTGATCGCCGCGGCCGACTGGGTGGTCGACATGGGACCCGGCGCGGGGCACCGCGGGGGCCAGGTGATCGCCGAGGGAACGCCCGCCGACATTGCCGAGGATTCCGCCTCGTTGACGGGCGGGTACCTGTCGGGCCGACTGCGGATCGAGCCTCCCTCCGCGCGCCGCAAACCGGCGAAGACCCGGATGCTGGAACTCGAAGGCGCCACGCACCACAACTTGCGCAACGTGAGCTTGGCGGTTCCGCTGGGGTGCTTCACCTGCGTCACGGGGGTGAGCGGCTCGGGCAAAAGCTCGCTGGTGATCGATACGCTGGCCCGGGCCCTGGCGGTCAAGCTCAACGGCGCCGGGGGGCGCCCGGGGGCCTTCGCCGCGCTGCGCGGGGCGGCCAAGCTCGACCGCTTGGTCCATGTCGACCAGTCTCCCATCGGTCGCACGCCGCGCTCGAATCCCGCGACGTTCACCGGCATTTTCGACGAGGTCCGCCGCGTCTTCGCCGGCACGAAACATGCCAAGCAACTGGGGTACAAACTGGGACGGTTCAGCTTCAACACCAAGGGGGGCCGCTGCGAGGAGTGCCAAGGCCAAGGGGTGCAGCGAATCGAGATGCGGTTCCTGCCCGATCTGTTCGTCCCCTGCCCCGCGTGCCACGGACGACAATTCAATCGGCAGACCCTGGCAGTGCGGTACAAGGACAAGTCGATCGCCGACGTGCTGGCGATGAGCGTCGACGAGGCGGTCGAGTTCTTCGAGAACCACGCTGCGATCCACGGCGTCGTGACAAGCTTGCGCGACGTGGGGCTGGGGTATCTGACCCTAGGACAGCGGAGCACGACCCTCTCGGGGGGCGAAGCCCAGCGGATCAAGCTCGCCTCGGAACTGGGCCGCCCCGCGAGCGGCAAGACGCTGTACATTCTCGACGAACCGACCACGGGGCTCCACACCGACGACGTCGGCCGATTGCTGGGGGTGCTGCAGAAGCTGGTCGACCTGGGCCACACGGTGGTGGTCATCGAGCACCAGCTCGACGTCATCCGCTGCGCCGATTGGGTCGTCGACCTCGGCCCCGAGGGAGGCGCCGGCGGGGGGGAGATCCTGATCACGGGGACCCCGGAGGAAGTCGCCGCATGCGAGGCGAGCCACACGGGGCGGTGGCTGCGGGGTGCGTAA